Within the Bacteroidales bacterium genome, the region TTTTGGTATTGTTTACCACTATTGCCGTATTGGCTTGTGAAATTACACTATCCATTGATGGCAAAGAAAAATCAAAGTATAAAACGGGTGACGAAGTAATAGTAAAAGTTAAAGTAGTATTGATTCACAAAAATTGCAACATCGACATTAAACAGACAAAATTCAACCAAGAAGGTGTTAAAATTCTTAGCGGTACCGATTGGAAAGAAGTTGAACCCGGTGTTTGGGAACGTAAGTTAAAGGTTAAAATTACAGCAGCTAAAGGCGAAAAAGCAAAAATTTCGGCAGTTCGTACTTGCCCTAAAGGTGGAGGAAACGAAAGCATCGAATTTCCGTTATAGCAATAAAAAAAGCCCCTTTAAAGGGCTTTTTTGTTAATGGTTAATAGTTCGTTTTCGGTAATGATATAGTCCATTTGAGCATCGTATTCATCAATGGGTATTTTATCTAAGAGTTGAAAATCAAAGCATATACCTACTCGTATACCCGAAGTTTTAGGTAAAAATTTATCGTAGTAACCTTTGCCTCGTCCCATTCTAAAACCCCTTCTATCAAAAGCCATGCCCGGTACGAGGATGATTTCAATTTTATCAATATTATGAAATGTTTCGCCTATAGGTTCTAAAATACCAAAAGGGGGAACTTTTTGCATGTTATCTGTTCCGGTAAACGGTATAACAACTAATTCATTTTCGTGAATTACGGGCAGTAAAATAGTATATTGAGAGCTATTTTTAATGATCCATTCTTGAATTAGAACTTCATCGGGTAATGACCAGTAGGCCATTATTATACTTGGTTTTTGAATATTTAAAAAGTTTTGAATATGGGTTATAATTTTATGCGATTTATTTTCTAAATCTTGAAAAGTGTATGAACTTTTTAATGTTTTTATATGTTTACGTAGTATTTTTTTTTCTTCCTGAATATGGGTCATATTATGGTAGTTCGATGATTACAATTTTTTTATTATGATTGATTTCTTTTATAAATTCGTTATGAAAAGGA harbors:
- a CDS encoding 5-formyltetrahydrofolate cyclo-ligase, whose protein sequence is MTHIQEEKKILRKHIKTLKSSYTFQDLENKSHKIITHIQNFLNIQKPSIIMAYWSLPDEVLIQEWIIKNSSQYTILLPVIHENELVVIPFTGTDNMQKVPPFGILEPIGETFHNIDKIEIILVPGMAFDRRGFRMGRGKGYYDKFLPKTSGIRVGICFDFQLLDKIPIDEYDAQMDYIITENELLTINKKAL